A window of the Chelonoidis abingdonii isolate Lonesome George chromosome 19, CheloAbing_2.0, whole genome shotgun sequence genome harbors these coding sequences:
- the OSGIN1 gene encoding oxidative stress-induced growth inhibitor 1 has translation MYRVLNKLPNKSDSKPLPIVVIGNGPSGICLSYLLSGYIPYIKRGSAHPHPILQRKLEETPEVPIIDQDLEYLSEGLEGRSQSPVALLFDTLLRPDTDFGGTAESVLTWWHETNRAIPHLILGRNPPGGAWHLIEGSMITLSQGEWMGLPDLQFKDWMRKKRRGLRNNRATAEDIAQYYQHYVAKKGLQQNFICGTVVTSVKKVSPDVNFSYAQQDPEGNSHSFWVFPEKDDQIASGNLFQVDGFIKNTNGCQQPFSIYAENVVLATGTYDSPSKLGVNGEDLPFVHHKLSALEEAVKNKRVGMTSDPVLIVGAGLTAADAILFAHHCNIPVIHAFRRRVNDPGLIFNQLPKMMYPEYHKVHQMMKEQSVACPGPYECYVSLPEHHVLSFTEDKKCIFQDKSGHQKVFNISMAFVLIGSNPNLSFLPNNGIDLAIDNEQPVNSKRNPINVDPFTYECVQEKGLYAVGPLAGDNFVRFVQGGVLAVASSLLKKANKNPP, from the exons ATGTATCGAGTGTTGAACAAACTCCCAAACAAAAGTGATTCCAAACCACTTCCCATTGTTGTTATAG GGAATGGTCCTTCAGGAATTTGCCTTTCCTATCTGCTGTCTGGTTATATCCCTTACATCAAAAGGGGCTCTGCTCATCCTCATCCTATCCTACAGAGGAAACTAGAGGAAACACCAGAAGTCCCCATTATAGACCAG GATCTGGAGTACCTGTCTGAAGGTTTGGAGGGACGATCCCAGAGCCCTGTGGCTCTTCTTTTTGATACTCTGCTGCGTCCAGATACAGACTTCGGTGGAACTGCAGAATCTGTCCTCACTTGGTGGCACGAGACCAACAGAGCCATTCCCCATCTGATCCTTGGCAGAAACCCTCCTGGGGGTGCCTGGCAT TTAATTGAGGGATCTATGATCACTCTGAGCCAAGGAGAATGGATGGGGCTTCCAGACCTTCAGTTCAAAGACTGGATGAGGAAAAAGAGAAG GGGCCTCAGGAATAACAGAGCCACAGCAGAAGACATTGCTCAATATTACCAACATTATGTGGCAAAGAAAGGGCTGCAGCAGAATTTTATCTGTGGGACTGTTGTGACATCTGTGAAGAAAGTGAGCCCAGATGTAAACTTCAGCTATGCACAGCAGGATCCTGAGGGGAACAGTCACTCCTTCTGGGTTTTCCCTGAGAAAGATGACCAGATTGCTAGTGGGAATCTCTTCCAGGTGGATGGATTCATAAAAAACACTAATGGTTGTCAGCAACCCTTCTCCATCTATGCAGAGAATGTGGTTTTAGCCACAGGAACCTATGACAGTCCATCCAAGCTTGGAGTTAATGGAGAGGACCTTCCTTTTGTCCATCACAAACTCTCTGCCCTTGAAGAAGCAGTGAAGAACAAGAGGGTTGGCATGACATCAGATCCAGTCTTGATTGTAGGTGCTGGGCTGACAGCTGCTGATGCAATTCTCTTTGCTCACCATTGCAACATCCCAGTGATCCATGCCTTTCGCAGAAGGGTCAACGATCCAGGTCTCATCTTCAATCAGCTCCCCAAAATGATGTATCCAGAGTACCACAAAGTCCACCAGATGATGAAAGAACAGTCAGTTGCTTGTCCCGGGCCCTATGAATGTTATGTCAGCCTTCCTGAACATCATGTCCTGTCCTTTACAGAGGACAAGAAGTGTATCTTCCAGGATAAGAGTGGTCACCAGAAAGTCTTTAACATTTCTATGGCTTTTGTTCTCATTGGCTCAAACCCCAACCTCTCCTTCCTACCAAATAATGGCATTGACTTGGCAATTGACAACGAGCAGCCAGTCAACTCCAAGAGGAACCCCATCAACGTTGACCCATTTACCTACGAATGTGTTCAGGAGAAAGGGCTTTATGCTGTGGGACCATTAGCTGGGGACAACTTTGTGCGTTTTGTGCAGGGAGGGGTTCTGGCTGTTGCCAGCTCTTTgttaaagaaagcaaacaaaaatcctCCTTAA